The genomic segment CATTGCTGCCGCAATTGCAGAATCTGTATGGCGTGTACAAGTCGCTGTTCGCAGCGCGTCAGAAGCGCGGCGCGATCGACTTCGACACGACCGAGACGTACATCGTCTGCAATGCGCAGGGCAAGATCGAGCAGATCGTGCCGCGCACCCGCAACGACGCGCACAAGCTGATCGAGGAGTGCATGCTGGCCGCGAACGTCTGCGCAGCCGACTTCCTCAAACGCAACAAGCATCCTGGCCTGTTCCGCGTGCACGCGGGGCCGACGGCGGAGAAGCTCGAAAATCTGCGTACGTTCCTGCGCGGCATGGGGCTGACGCTGCAAGGCGGCGACAAGCCGCACGCCAGCGACTACGCCGCGCTGATGGCGCAAATCCGCGAACGGCCCGACGCGCAGATGCTGCAAACCATGCTGCTGCGCTCGATGCAGCAGGCGGTTTACAGCCCGGACAACATCGGTCACTTCGGTCTCGCGTATGAAGCGTACGCGCACTTCACGAGCCCGATCCGCCGTTATCCCGATCTGCTCACGCACCGTGCGATCTACGCGATCCTGCAAGGCCGCAAGTATCAGCCCGAGCCGCCGCAAGGCGTCGAACTGAACACGGCGCTGTCGCCGCGTGCCCGCGCGATGCAGCAGTCCGACGAAGAAAAGCGCGGCCTTCAGCGCGCAAAGAACGTCGCGATCTGGGAAGAACTCGGCTTGCATTGCTCGGCCAACGAACGCCGCGCAGACGAAGCATCGCGTGACGTCGAGGCCTGGCTGAAGTGCTATTTCATGCGCGACAAGCTCGGCGAAGAGTACGGCGGCATGGTGAGCGGCGTCACGTCGTTCGGAATTTTCGTGCAGCTCGACTCGCTGTTTATCGAAGGCCTCGTGCACGTCACGGAACTCGGCTCGGACTACTTCCAGTACGACGAGATCAAGAACGAGTTGCGCGGCGAGCGTACGGGCATTCGTTATCGTCTGTCGGATCGGGTGCGGGTGCAGGTGAGCCGCGTCGATCTGGACGCACGCAAGATCGACTTCCGCCTCGTACGCGATACGCCGATCAAGCCGCCTGCGGCACGTGGCGCATTGGCCGACAAGGGCGCGAGTGACGGCGGCAGTGCGCGCGTGCGCTCGTTGCCTCCGGTAGACGGTGGCGCGGGTGGCGCGGGTGGTTCCGCTGCACCGGGCGCGCGTCGCAAGAAGGCGGCTCCGGCGCAATCGGTCGCGGTCAAGGAAGCACGCGTCGCGCGCGGTGCGGCGAAGAAGCATGGCGCCGTGGCCAAATCGGCAGCGAAACCGCAGGCACGCAAGAAGCGCTGAAGCGGCTTCATCGGTCGAACCGCGCGCATCGGGTACGTTCACGCGTACCGGTTGCGCGCGGTCTGCGTTTTATCGCAGGCATATTGCAGTCAAGGCAGTCTGGTACACGGCGCACGCAGGCAAGTGAGCTTGCAGACACAGCACTCCATTCACGTACTCAAGCTCGTATTCATCACAGCAACGCGCGTTGAGCGCGTTCAATCAAAGGTTGTTCAGTCATGTCACGTCTCAAGGTTTTATACGGTTTCCACGCAGTGACCGCACGTATGCGGCACGATGCATCGACGGTTGAAGAGGTTTATTACGACGCGACACGCAAGGACCGTCGTATGACCGAATTCCTGCATGCCGCGAAAGAAGCCGGCGTGCGTCTGATCGCCGCCGACGAAACGCGTCTGTGGGGCCTCTCGCATACCGAGCGTCACCAGGGCGTGGTGGCGCGTGCGGGCGACATGCCGCTCGCGCAGAATCTGGCCGAGTTGCTCGACGGCATCACCGGCTCGCCGCTGATCCTGGTGCTCGACGGCGTGACCGATCCGCACAATCTCGGCGCCTGCCTGCGCGTGGCCGATGCAGCCGGCGCGCACGCGGTCATCGCGCCGCGCGATCGCGCGGTGGGTCTGAATGCGACGGCGGCGAAGGTCGCGAGCGGCGCGGCGGATACCGTGCCGTACATCACCGTCACGAATCTGGCGCGCGCGCTGCGCGAGTTAAAGGACGCGGGGGTGTGGGTCGTCGGCACGGCCGGCGAGGCGTCCAAGAGCCTGTACGAGACGGAGCTGGACGGTCCGGTGGCGCTGGTGATGGGCGCGGAAGGCGAAGGCATGCGCCGTCTGACGCGCGATACCTGCGACGTGGTGATGCAGATTCCGATGGCGGGTACGGTCGAGAGCCTGAACGTGTCGGTGGCGTCCGGCGTGTGCCTGTTTGAAGCTGTTCGTCAGCGTTCGGTGAAGAAGTAATCCACCGGCACGCGCGCTCGACTCCGGTAAACTAGCCGTTTTTACTGCACGCCAAGCCTTTCCCATGACTCAAGACGAACTCAAGCAACTGGTCGGCCAGGCCGCCGCCGACTACGTGAACGCCAACGTGCCCGAAGGCGCGATCGTAGGCGTCGGCACCGGCTCCACCGCGAACTGTTTTATCGACGCGCTGGCCGCCAACAAGTCGCGCTATCGCGGCGCAGTGTCGAGCTCGCTCGCCACCACCGCGCGCCTGCAATCGCACGGCTTCAAGGTGCTCGATCTGAACGAAATCGACTCGCTGCCGGTGTACGTCGACGGCGCGGACGAAATCGACCACAGCGGCGCGATGATCAAGGGCGGCGGCGGTGCGCTGACGCGCGAGAAGATCGTCGCGTCGGTGTCGGACGTGTTCGTCTGTATCGCCGATGCGAGCAAGCTGGTCGACACGCTGGGCAACTTCCCGTTGCCGATCGAAGTGGTGCCGATGGCGCGTACCGCAATCGGTCGTCGCGTGACGGCGCTCGGTGGCGTACCGGTCGTTCGCGTGACGAAGGAAGGCGTGCCGTTCATTACCGATAACGGCAACGAAATCATCGACGTCAAGGGTCTGCGTATCAGCGACCCGCGCACGCTGGAAATGCATGTCAACGCATGGCCGGGCGTGGTGACGGTCGGGCTGTTCGCCGGCCGCGGCGCGAATCTGTGCCTGCTCGGCACGGATACCGGCGTCGAAACGATCGAGTACAGCAAGGGCTGAGCGGCTCGTTTTCAAGTTTTGCATGAGCCCGCGCACGCGGGTTCATGCAGGCAGCGGATGCACGGTTCGCATTAATCGACTGTGTTATCCGCTGCATACATTCATGCGGTGAAAAGTCTTTCCGCAGACGATCGTCACGCAATGTGACGAGCGCATTGTCCAATCGGGCCGTAATCGTCAGATTTACCGCGCCGCTTCCCGTCCAACTGCAATCGTCAAACCTGTGCTGTCAAACGCGCTGTCAAACGCGTCTTGCCACGTCGCACGGATTCTTTAACCCCGACTTGATCAATCGCCCGATCCCGACCGTTCGAACCCGCGAGTTCAAGTGCGCTCAAGCACAAGAAAAGTGCCTGAAACAGCGCATCTTGTAACGCGTCGTAATGAAGCGAAAGGCTTTGGCGCAGGAACCCCACGAAGGCCGATTATTCGCGCACTGTCGCTTGTCGAATGTGGGCACCCGCACGCACGGCAACTAATGCGGCACATACACTCGTTGCTATGCCAAGGCCCAAAGGCATTCTTCGACAGGCGGGAGAGTTCATGAAAGTGGCGATCGTGCACGACTGGCTCGTGGCGCCAGGAGGAGCAGAGAAAGTGCTCGAGCAGATTATCGAGTGCTTTCCCGACGCCGATCTTTTCAGTCTCGTCGATTTCCTCGAAGACCGCGCGATGCTGGGCGGCAGGGCGGTCACGACATCGTTTATCCAGCAGTTGCCGTTTGCACGAACTCGCCTCGGCGCGTATCTGCCGCTGATGCCGCGCGCGATCAGGCAGTTCGATCTGTCGGAGTACGACCTTGTTATCACGAGTTCTTCTGCGGTCGCGAAGGGTGTCGTGGTCGGCCAGAATCAGATTCATGTGAGTTACGTGCATTCGCCGCTGCGCTGCGCGTGGGATCTGCAACACCAGACTTTGCGTGAAAGGAATCTGACGCGTGGGCCGAAGTCGTGGGCGACGCGTGCATGGCTGCACCATATGCGCGGCTGGGATGCGCGATCCGCGAATAGCGTCGATCGGCTGATTACGAATTCGCATTTTATCGCCCGTCGCGTGATGAAGACGTACCGGCGCGATGCGGCGGTGATTCCGCCGCCCGTCGATTTACACAGGTTCGAAGTGCGCGCGCAGAAGGACGACTTTTATCTGACCGCGTCGCGGATGGTGTCTTACAAGCGTATCGATCTGATCGTGGATGCATTCAACGCGACGCCGCACCGCAAGCTGGTGGTGATCGGCGACGGCCCGCAGAGTGCGGCGCTCCGCGCGCGAGCGGGTCCGAATGTGACGGTGCTCGGTTATCAGCCGTTTGCGGTGCTCAAGGATTATTTGCAGCGCGCGCGAGCCTTCGTGTTCGCCGCCGAAGAAGACTTCGGCATCGTCCCGCTCGAAGCCCAGGCGTGCGGTACGCCGGTGATAGCGTTCGGCAAGGGCGGGGCGCTCGAAACGGTGGTGCCGGTTGGCGAGCCGCGTGCGACTGGCGTCTATTTCGCACGGCAAACCGTCGAGTCGATGCTCGGCGCGATCGAGCGCTTCGAACGGCTGCGCGAGCGCATTACGCCGACGGCCTGCCGGGCGAACGC from the Paraburkholderia fungorum genome contains:
- the rnr gene encoding ribonuclease R encodes the protein MQREKIIDKPLSKFPYPIPSREEILGVLRTSEAPLAANDIAEALSIKRQEREGFFKRLGAMERDGQIRLDQRNLYQLTHPSNFVAGRVQGHRDGYGFLIRDDGQDDLFLPTGEMQKVMHNDRVLARIVGYDRRGRPEGHIVEVTDRANKRVIGRLLNENGALIVAPEDKRIGHDILIAQNTKKAKVGQVVVVELTDFPSRHSQPLGRVVEVLGDIDDPGMEIEIAVRKYGVPHEFGQAALDEAAKLPDEVRPVDARHRIDLRDVPLVTIDGEDARDFDDAVYCEPVQVGRGEGFRLIVAIADVSHYVHPKSGLDADAIERSTSVYFPRRVIPMLPEKLSNGLCSLNPNVDRCVLVCDMIVTARGEVKAYQFYPGVMHSAARLTYTEVAAVLKNTKGPEATRRAALLPQLQNLYGVYKSLFAARQKRGAIDFDTTETYIVCNAQGKIEQIVPRTRNDAHKLIEECMLAANVCAADFLKRNKHPGLFRVHAGPTAEKLENLRTFLRGMGLTLQGGDKPHASDYAALMAQIRERPDAQMLQTMLLRSMQQAVYSPDNIGHFGLAYEAYAHFTSPIRRYPDLLTHRAIYAILQGRKYQPEPPQGVELNTALSPRARAMQQSDEEKRGLQRAKNVAIWEELGLHCSANERRADEASRDVEAWLKCYFMRDKLGEEYGGMVSGVTSFGIFVQLDSLFIEGLVHVTELGSDYFQYDEIKNELRGERTGIRYRLSDRVRVQVSRVDLDARKIDFRLVRDTPIKPPAARGALADKGASDGGSARVRSLPPVDGGAGGAGGSAAPGARRKKAAPAQSVAVKEARVARGAAKKHGAVAKSAAKPQARKKR
- the rpiA gene encoding ribose-5-phosphate isomerase RpiA, with protein sequence MTQDELKQLVGQAAADYVNANVPEGAIVGVGTGSTANCFIDALAANKSRYRGAVSSSLATTARLQSHGFKVLDLNEIDSLPVYVDGADEIDHSGAMIKGGGGALTREKIVASVSDVFVCIADASKLVDTLGNFPLPIEVVPMARTAIGRRVTALGGVPVVRVTKEGVPFITDNGNEIIDVKGLRISDPRTLEMHVNAWPGVVTVGLFAGRGANLCLLGTDTGVETIEYSKG
- a CDS encoding glycosyltransferase family 4 protein, which translates into the protein MKVAIVHDWLVAPGGAEKVLEQIIECFPDADLFSLVDFLEDRAMLGGRAVTTSFIQQLPFARTRLGAYLPLMPRAIRQFDLSEYDLVITSSSAVAKGVVVGQNQIHVSYVHSPLRCAWDLQHQTLRERNLTRGPKSWATRAWLHHMRGWDARSANSVDRLITNSHFIARRVMKTYRRDAAVIPPPVDLHRFEVRAQKDDFYLTASRMVSYKRIDLIVDAFNATPHRKLVVIGDGPQSAALRARAGPNVTVLGYQPFAVLKDYLQRARAFVFAAEEDFGIVPLEAQACGTPVIAFGKGGALETVVPVGEPRATGVYFARQTVESMLGAIERFERLRERITPTACRANAERFSAAVFRRAFMAEVTRTIAAAGWPQQVASVETAERDRATADVAWPREASPKSDWGR
- the rlmB gene encoding 23S rRNA (guanosine(2251)-2'-O)-methyltransferase RlmB; this encodes MSRLKVLYGFHAVTARMRHDASTVEEVYYDATRKDRRMTEFLHAAKEAGVRLIAADETRLWGLSHTERHQGVVARAGDMPLAQNLAELLDGITGSPLILVLDGVTDPHNLGACLRVADAAGAHAVIAPRDRAVGLNATAAKVASGAADTVPYITVTNLARALRELKDAGVWVVGTAGEASKSLYETELDGPVALVMGAEGEGMRRLTRDTCDVVMQIPMAGTVESLNVSVASGVCLFEAVRQRSVKK